From one Ooceraea biroi isolate clonal line C1 chromosome 7, Obir_v5.4, whole genome shotgun sequence genomic stretch:
- the LOC105282079 gene encoding receptor-type guanylate cyclase gcy-4 codes for MLRPGSIVGLLVLVAALRIADSNRCLTTLEEVNPKRVINHEGQFLNIQFEVSRRVTQRLASEIMKIFLTEVLGYTGVAIVEKDDEFNAAAVFERLSDMLTYTGHRVFPETMVNMEVWIPPQEDTIPLLNKYEVKECGLVAPPGHFGWFVPEALARPDDSWLVFSRLETASRFAIDENYLPMVKNFTVDPKTWNYYCRESFCQHGMYIPEQCQGSQRAPNCALLLAEYSDVTRFVKEHIDQMKLYVKVAWVGPNLRYLSKYLTREYMQLSRNSSTSIENRSLVILHYSPSSVIPNEREFTTIDFPRCGTKKGSIGCTYESNRLTKLVWGRLAMIAKIAYEAINRAKFSREMYEDLIARRTRAGSNVSDEQVACDWLRDNLNYTLIEWKPNDNDKNTLFVGGIFPMSGNSYMAKSIVIAAKMAKDAINVNNTLLRDYNLTLLASDGQCKSDMVMKSFIDYIIHNYYQKLVGVLGPACSETVEPLVGVSKHYKTVVISYSAEGSSFDDRNKYPYFFRTIGENKQYKHVYLQLLQALGWHRVASLTEDGQKYTEYISYMQDTLRDNGITFVANAKFPREREVDMMTKYLQDLKEKRARIIIADVYGEVARQVMCEAYKLEMTAVQGYVWFLPLWLRQQWYNTDYYNQLGEMVPCTTSEMMKAINGHLGLSHAYFARDDDMMQEGITVRKWRERYENACRAQHQQPSNYAGYAYDAMWTYAYAMDRLIHENQSYVFDLHSDHTVNRLTQFISETDFEGVSGRIKFLGGPSRYSIINIVQFIDNETRVVGNFYPNISEAKLGSGTLELNTSALVWLSETMPDDGSEPPLRCVLAGLAELLDVTCEVAIVIANIIGFGLLGTFLIVGFVIIKRKYDEKVKNMRLQEEYMKSLGINISKSETSSLDQWEIPRDRVVINRKIGEGAFGTVYGGEALISNKGWLAVAVKTLKVGSSTDEKLDFLSEVEVMKRFQHKNIIELLGVCIKCEPVLTIMEFMLYGDLKTYLLARRHLVNDRSYEDSDEISNKKLTNMAIDVARALSYLAQLKYVHRDIASRNCLVNAQRVVKLGDFGMTRAMYENDYYKFNRKGMLPVRWMSPESLALGIFTPASDVWSFGVLLYEIVTFGSFPFQGMSNNEVLSHVKAGNCLTVPKKVKPQLESLMYSCWNVDHTTRPTAPEIVDYLAMNPRIVSPCLDVPLSSVQLEHTGEFDIDLSKTNRKFSISWPSQRPSQSYESQSLNSPTPLLLDLNSQDDNQNDNHNLESLLIGQSSEQDSSSPLLDSKRTSILRKTWLQGNSNDSDNQIHRYVNLQPGMLKLACEHRNGNAGNIQMEERTSMLPEKKSTDNVSVL; via the exons ATGCTGAGACCCGGATCCATAGTGGGCCTGCTGGTCCTCGTGGCCGCGCTGAGAATCGCGGATTCGAACCGCTGTCTAACAACATTGGAAG AGGTTAATCCAAAGAGGGTGATCAATCATGAGGGCCAATTCCTGAACATACAATTCGAAGTGTCGAGGAGAGTTACGCAGAGATTGGCGTCAGAAATCATGAAGATTTTCTTGACCGAAGTGCTGGGTTACACAGGGGTCGCCATTGTCGAAAAGGATGACGAATTCAATGCTGCCGCAGTTTTCGAGAGATTGTCCGATATGCTGACATATACCGGACATAGAGT ATTTCCAGAAACGATGGTAAACATGGAAGTGTGGATTCCTCCACAAGAGGACACGATACCGTTACTGAACAAATACGAGGTGAAAGAATGCGGCTTGGTAGCGCCGCCAGGACACTTTGGCTGGTTCGTCCCAGAAGCTTTAGCTAGACCTGACGATAGCTGGCTGGTGTTCTCCAGGTTGGAAACCGCTAGCAGGTTCGCCATTGACGAGAATTACCTGCCTATGGTCAAGAACTTCACAGTAGATCCGAAAACCTGGAACTACTACTGTCGCGAAAGTTTTTGCCAGCACGGAATGTACATCCCGGAACAATGTCAAGGGTCGCAGAGAGCGCCGAACTGCGCGCTACTGCTCGCTGAATATTCCGATGTAACCCGCTTCGTGAAGGAACATATTGATCAAATGAAGCTCTATGTTAAGGTGGCGTGGGTAGGCCCAAATCTCAGATACCTGAGCAAATACTTGACCAGAGAGTACATGCAACTCTCGCGGAATTCATCGACTTCCATCGAGAATAG GTCATTAGTGATCCTGCACTATTCGCCCAGCAGCGTAATTCCGAACGAAAGGGAATTTACGACGATTGATTTTCCGCGTTGCGGAACGAAGAAGGGTTCGATCGGTTGCACCTATGAATCGAACAGACTGACAAAGCTAGTGTGGGGCAGACTGGCCATGATCGCGAAGATCGCCTACGAGGCGATAAATCGCGCCAAGTTTAGTCGAGAGATGTATGAAGATCTAATCGCACGACGCACGCGGGCGGGAAGTAACGTGTCAGATGAGCAAGTTGCCTGCGATTGGTTACGGGATAACTTGAACTACACCTTGATAGAATGGAAGCCCAATGACAACGACAAGAATACTCTCTTCGTGGGTGGAATATTTCCCATGAGCGGTAACTCTTACATGGCCAAGTCGATCGTAATCGCAGCTAAGATGGCAAAAGATGCTATCAACGTTAACAACACCTTATTGAGGGATTACAACCTAACCTTGTTGGCCAGCGATGGCCAATGCAAATCAGACATGGTGATGAAGTCATTCATTGACTACatcattcataattattatcagaAGTTGGTTGGCGTGTTAGGACCGGCTTGCTCGGAAACTGTGGAGCCGTTGGTCGGAGTATCGAAACATTACAAAACAGTCGTCATTAGCTATAGCGCCGAGGGATCCAGCTTTGACGATCGCAACAAATATCCATATTTCTTCAGAACTATTGGAGAGAACAAACAATACAAGCACGTATATCTGCAGCTGTTACAAGCTTTAGGTTGGCATCGGGTAGCTTCGCTAACGGAAGATGGACAGAAATATACCGAGTATATTTCATACATGCAGGATACGCTTAGGGACAACGGCATTACCTTTGTGGCGAACGCCAAATTTCCACGGGAGCGAGAAGTCGACATGATGACCAAa taTTTACAAGACTTGAAAGAGAAGCGAGCAAGAATCATTATCGCAGACGTGTACGGTGAGGTAGCTCGTCAGGTCATGTGCGAAGCATACAAATTAGAAATGACTGCTGTTCag gGCTACGTCTGGTTTCTTCCGCTTTGGCTCCGGCAACAATGGTACAACACCGATTACTACAATCAATTGGGTGAAATGGTACCCTGTACGACCAGCGAAATGATGAAGGCTATAAATGGACACCTCGGTCTGTCGCATGCGTATTTCGCTCGAGACGATGACATGATGCAAGAGGGTATTACCGTACGCAAATGGCGCGAACGTTATGAAAATGCCTGCCGTGCACAGCATCAACAGCCTTCCAATTACGCCGGTTACGCTTATGATGCTATGTGGACCTATGCCTACGCTATGGATCGACTCATTCATGAAAATCAGAGCTACGTTTTCGATCTTCACAGCGATCACACGGTTAATCGTCTCACGCAATTTATCAGCGAAACTGATTTTGAGGGG GTATctggaagaataaaatttttaggTGGACCATCGAggtattctattattaatatcgtacAGTTTATCGATAACGAAACGCGTGTTGTCGGCAACTTTTATCCAAACATCTCGGAAGCAAAGCTTGGAAGTGGCACTTTGGAATTGAACACTTCGGCTTTAGTTTGGTTATCGGAGACGATGCCTGATGATGGTTCAGAACCTCCATTGAGATGCGTTCTGGCAGGATTAGCAGAACTACTGGATGTTACTTGCGAAGTAGCGATCGTAATCGCTAATATTATTGGTTTCGGCCTACTCGGAACATTTCTGATTGTTGGTTTTGTCATCATTAAACGAAA ATATGACGAGAAGGTGAAAAACATGCGACTCCAGGAAGAGTACATGAAATCTCTGGgtattaatatctcaaaaagcGAAACTTCTAGCTTGGACCAATGGGAAATTCCTCGAGATAGGGTAGTGATCAATcgaaaaatcggagagggaGCCTTCGGCACTGTTTACGGTGGTGAAGCCTTGATATCTAATAAGGGTTGGTTAGCCGTTGCTGTGAAGACTCTAAAGGTCGGCAGTTCAACCGATGAAAAGCTCGATTTTCTGAGTGAAGTCGAAGTTATGAAGAGATTTCAGCACAAGAACATCATCGAGCTGTTGGGTGTATGCATCAAGTGCGAACCCGTTTTAACTATAATGGAGTTCATGCTTTATGGCGACTTAAAGACCTATCTATTGGCCAGAAGACATTTGGTCAACGACCGAAGTTATGAAGATTCTGATGAGatctcgaataaaaaattaactaacATGGCAATAGACGTCGCCAGAGCGCTCAGCTATTTAGCCCAACTAAAATATGTTCATAG AGATATCGCCTCTCGCAATTGTTTAGTGAATGCTCAACGGGTAGTGAAACTCGGTGACTTCGGTATGACGAGAGCGATGTACGAAAATGATTATTACAAATTCAATCGAAAGG GTATGTTGCCAGTAAGATGGATGTCGCCGGAATCACTCGCGTTGGGTATTTTCACGCCAGCGTCCGATGTTTGGTCTTTCGGCGTATTGCTCTATGAGATTGTTACCTTCGGCAGCTTTCCATTTCAAGGGATGAGCAATAATGAAGTACTCTCACATGTGAAAGCTGGCAATTGTCTTACCGTACCGAAGAAAGTGAAACCGCAACT TGAGAGTTTAATGTATTCTTGTTGGAACGTGGACCACACGACGAGACCAACGGCACCCGAGATCGTCGATTACCTAGCAATGAATCCTCGAATCGTTTCGCCCTGTCTGGACGTACCCTTGTCGAGCGTGCAGTTGGAACATACTGGGGAATTCGATATAGATTTGTCGAAGACTAATCGGAAATTCTCCATTTCGTGGCCGTCGCAGCGCCCTTCGCAAAGTTACGAATCACAGTCTTTGAACTCACCGACACCACTTCTGCTGGATTTGAACAGCCAGGACGATAATCAGAACGACAATCACAATTTAGAGTCTCTCCTGATCGGACAGTCCAGTGAGCAGGACAGTTCCAGTCCTCTGCTGGATTCCAAGAGAACCTCGATCTTGAGGAAAACCTGGCTGCAAGGAAATTCTAACGATAGTGATAATCAGATTCACAGGTACGTTAATCTTCAGCCGGGTATGTTGAAACTGGCTTGCGAACATAGAAACGGTAACGCTGGGAATATCCAGATGGAAGAGAGAACATCCATGCTGCCAGAGAAGAAAAGCACCGATAATGTATCAGTGCTTTGA